One part of the Chryseobacterium mulctrae genome encodes these proteins:
- a CDS encoding RagB/SusD family nutrient uptake outer membrane protein, with protein MKNIFTNRDLLKNLIIVPTILIAGLSINSCSDDFLNQPAYNSSDTESVFTNIETADAFVQGLYRGIVPTEMFYQLGAGDTVTHSAEDGSTNNSKYNICNFQYDSKTPNTVTGIYSAMYAVIERTNIAIDRLPDMPASQKRDALLAEAKAIRAFCYYNLIRVYGDVPAIWIPLEEADPNDPSTLYPKRASRDVIYDKVIADIQESINNMPASNGTPERLNKQSTNALLAKIALYAAGYSLRWELNTSSPGIMSRRPDNARVQQLYQIADAAALSVINAGTNSLVQAQGGKSGFEALWFNFDRRNFSAVNQEMLWHIASYGPNTNSAFGVYAHPGSRGGTYGSRKALQFILPSYYLSFNAADKRRDVATTSYSIYFLNSGNASDTWVDVGTTYSCIMPGKFRISWCVEPQAADARNLNIPIIRYADVLLMYAETQNYLNSGPTAAGIAALQQVRNRAGIGSLPIPSGQQAFESALVQERKWEFSDEFMLRTDLIRMNRIASEIDATRTAMKNLSNRTGQFASTPVYRLYKFHKNAQVYGDPFLAVTYIDLTDPAQIAQVQAVPTSSAGYAAYQTTLKAIALANGQTSTADDKWYPANMFQAYTSTFNGNARKAVGFTAGFNALQIGNIIYTKPTGSAENGGTYPNWIEGGGDGLFYGFVPNKTELLPFAAASAGHPLIDNPNLTQLPGY; from the coding sequence ATGAAAAATATATTTACTAATCGCGATCTTTTAAAAAATCTAATAATAGTTCCAACTATTTTGATTGCTGGTTTAAGCATCAATTCGTGCAGCGATGATTTTTTAAATCAACCTGCATATAATTCATCAGATACAGAATCTGTATTTACCAATATAGAAACTGCGGACGCTTTTGTTCAAGGCTTATATAGAGGGATTGTTCCTACAGAAATGTTTTATCAATTGGGAGCTGGTGACACGGTTACCCATTCTGCGGAAGACGGATCAACCAATAATTCTAAATACAATATCTGTAATTTTCAGTACGATTCAAAAACACCGAATACCGTTACAGGAATCTATTCTGCAATGTATGCGGTGATCGAAAGAACGAATATCGCCATCGACAGATTACCAGATATGCCTGCAAGCCAAAAGCGTGATGCTTTATTGGCAGAAGCAAAGGCTATTCGTGCATTTTGCTACTACAACTTAATCAGAGTTTATGGTGATGTTCCTGCAATTTGGATTCCTTTAGAAGAAGCAGATCCTAATGATCCGAGTACGCTTTATCCTAAACGTGCTTCTCGTGACGTCATTTATGATAAAGTTATTGCAGATATACAAGAATCTATAAATAATATGCCGGCTTCAAACGGAACACCCGAAAGATTAAACAAGCAATCAACCAATGCGCTTTTAGCAAAAATAGCTTTATATGCAGCAGGATATTCTCTTCGTTGGGAGCTGAATACAAGTTCTCCGGGGATCATGTCTCGTCGTCCTGATAATGCGAGAGTTCAGCAATTGTATCAGATTGCAGATGCAGCAGCACTTTCTGTAATCAATGCAGGTACAAATAGTCTGGTACAGGCTCAAGGAGGAAAAAGCGGTTTCGAAGCTTTGTGGTTTAATTTCGACAGAAGAAATTTTTCAGCCGTAAATCAGGAAATGCTTTGGCATATTGCTTCCTATGGTCCAAATACCAATTCAGCATTTGGGGTGTATGCACATCCGGGTTCACGAGGAGGTACTTATGGTTCTCGTAAAGCGTTACAGTTCATACTTCCAAGTTATTATCTTTCTTTTAATGCTGCAGATAAACGTAGAGATGTTGCGACTACTTCTTACAGTATTTATTTCTTAAATTCAGGTAACGCAAGTGATACTTGGGTAGACGTAGGAACAACCTATTCTTGTATTATGCCGGGGAAATTCAGAATTTCTTGGTGTGTCGAGCCACAAGCTGCAGACGCTCGTAATTTGAATATTCCTATTATCAGATATGCAGATGTTTTATTGATGTATGCAGAAACACAAAATTATTTAAATTCAGGACCTACAGCTGCAGGAATCGCGGCGCTACAACAGGTAAGAAACCGTGCGGGAATTGGTTCGCTTCCAATTCCAAGTGGTCAGCAAGCATTTGAATCAGCACTAGTTCAGGAGCGTAAATGGGAATTTTCAGACGAATTTATGCTTCGTACGGATTTGATCAGAATGAACCGTATTGCAAGCGAAATTGATGCGACAAGAACAGCAATGAAAAACTTGTCAAACCGCACAGGTCAGTTTGCTTCTACACCAGTTTACCGTCTTTACAAATTTCATAAAAATGCTCAGGTTTATGGAGATCCATTCTTGGCAGTGACTTATATTGATTTAACTGATCCTGCACAGATTGCGCAAGTTCAAGCAGTTCCTACTAGCTCGGCTGGTTATGCGGCGTATCAAACGACTTTGAAAGCTATAGCATTAGCAAACGGACAAACTTCAACAGCTGATGACAAATGGTATCCTGCCAATATGTTCCAGGCTTATACAAGTACATTTAATGGTAACGCTAGAAAAGCTGTAGGATTTACAGCAGGATTTAATGCACTTCAGATAGGAAATATTATCTACACAAAACCAACAGGTTCAGCAGAAAATGGAGGAACCTATCCAAACTGGATTGAAGGTGGTGGAGACGGTCTTTTCTACGGATTTGTACCTAATAAAACAGAATTACTTCCGTTTGCGGCAGCTTCTGCAGGACATCCGTTGATTGATAATCCAAACCTTACTCAGCTTCCTGGGTATTAA